GAGATGTCCTCATCCCACCACTGCGTCCACGGTGCCAGCATCCCGTCGGAATCAGCCTTGTCCGCCAGAAAGCCGTAGAACTCCTCCGGAGCGAGCCGGACGTCTCCGGCTGCCGGGGGCAAGGCGGCGTCGACGAAGACGTAGCCCGCGACCCGGCGTTCGGCGACCAGGCTGGGCACGTACAGGCCGGCGTTGCTGTGCGGGAGCAGGATCACGTCCCGATCTGCCGGAACGGCGCTCAGAAACCAGGCGCGCACCTGCTCAGCAGTGCTTGGCTGCTTGGTAAGCGCCTGCGAGTCGACCACCTCGGCGACCTGCCAGCCCGCCTCGGCCAACCGCCGCGCGACCGGATGCCACACCGACGCCGGCAGCAACGGGCTCGGCAGCAGCACCAGCACGGGACCCATGGCACAGGACGCTATCGCCCGCGGCCCTTCAGGCGCACCGCCACTGGGCCCCGTCCTATCGCGAGCCCTCAGCCAGTGGCGTCCTAGGATCGAGAATGGCCGTCCTAGGATCGAGCAGTGGCGACCTTCTCGACCGTGACCACCGCTGACGGCGCGACGCTGGAGTACCTTATCAGCGGCCCGGCGGGCGGCCCGGTGCTGCTGTTCCAGCCGGGCACCCCGAATGCGGCGGTGCTCTTTGGGTGCGTCACCGGGCCCGCCGCCGAGTTGGGATTGCGCACCGTCAGCTACTCCCGACCCGGCTACGGGCAGTCCACGCCGCGTCCGGGACGGAGCGTCGCAGACGCCGTCGCCGACATCGAGACAGTGCTGGACGCCTTGGGCGTCGAGCAGTTCGTGACCCTCGGCTGGTCCGGCGGCGGCCCGCACGCGCTGGCGGCCGGGGCCTTGCTGCCCGAGCGGTGCCGGGCGGTCGCGGTGCTGGCCGGGGTGGCGCCCTATCCCGCGCGCGGCATCGACTTCTTCGCCGGCATGGGCCAGGACAACGTGCGGGAGTTCGGCGCGACCCTGGCCGGCGCCGGCGAGCTCAGCCCGTTGCTCGAGTCCTTCGCCGCCGAGTTGGCGACGGTGACGGGCGAGGGCGTCACCGAGGCGATGGCCGGCCTGCTGTCGCCGGTGGACCGGGCAGCGTTGACCGGTGAGTTCGTCGATGAGATGGCCGGTGCCCTGCGCCGGGCGGTCCTCACCGGCATCGCGGGTTGGCGCGACGATGACCTTGCCTTCGTCAAGGACTGGGGATTCGACCTCGGACGGATCAGCGTGCCGGTCGACGTCTGGCAGGGCCGGCAGGACCGCATGGTGCCGTTCGAGCACGGCCAGTGGCTGGCCGCCAAGGTGCCAGGCGCGCAGGCGCACCTGTTCGCGACCGAAGGCCACCTGTCGATGCTCAACCAGATTCCTGACCTGCTGGCCGAATTGCTGGGTTGAGGAGGGGTGCGGTCCTGCTCATCCGGTTCTACTGCGTGGTGACCACGAATCGCTCGCCGGTGTTGTCATAGGCGATCTTGACGATGAAGCAGGCGCAAGGGTCGTTTCGGGTCCTCATGACGTCCGGTAGGTCGATCGAGGTGCCGGTTGCGGCGCGGAGCACCTTGTTATGGGCGTCGAAGGTGGTGATCTCAATGCTCGCGATGCGGTCGCGATTCCGATGGAAACGTAGTTACAGGCCGCAACTGCCAGCACGCCGAACGCCGCCAGGGCCGCGCGTCCCACCTGACGCCCAGGCCGTTTCATGGCCGGCTGCTGGTGAGCCGGCCGTTGGTCAGCTCGATCTGGCGGTGGCAGCGGGCCGCCACCTCGGGGTCATGGGTGCAGATGACCACGGTCGAACCAGCGGCGGCCAAAGCGAAAACTCGATCCAGCACCCGTTCCCTGGACAGGTGGTCGAGTTCGGCGGTGAGCTCGTCGGCCAGCAGCACGCTGGGTTCGATCACCAGCGCCCGGGCGATCGCGACCCGTTGCTGCTGGCCGCCGGACAGCTGCTCGACGAGGTGGTCGGCGACGTCGTCCAGGCCGAGCACGGCCAGGGCGTCCTCGGCGCGGTCGAGGATGTCGTTGCGGTCCAGACCCTTGCCCGCCTGGCCCTGCAACACGATCTCGACGTTCTCGGCGGCGCTGAGCACGCTGACCAGGCCGTAGCCCTGCAGCACCAGGCCATAACCCTCGGGCACCGTGCCGGCGACCTGCGCTCCGGCCCTGGACACCGTTCCGCTGTCAGGTGGTTCCAGCCCGGCCAGCAGTGCGAGCAGGCTCGACTTGCCGCTGCCGGACGGCCCGGTGATCGCCAGCACTTGGAAGGGATAGGCGCTGACCGACACGTCGGACAGCACCGCCCGCCCGGCCCGCCGGTAACCCACCCGGTCCGCTACCAGCGTCGGGGGCAACTGGCCGCCCGCGGGCTCGGCGGCCGCATGCCGGGCGGTCACCGGGGACCGCCGGGGCGCTCGGATTCGGGGCTGACCGCTGTGAACTCCACGCCGGCAGGCTTGCGCACCACCCGCAGCTGGGAACCGGGCGGCAACATGGCCAGCACGTCCGGCGGCAGCTGCACCGCGCCCTGAGCGTCCACCCGGGCGAACTGCTCGCGCTGCTGATCGCGGTCATCGGCCCGGCCCTCGGTGATGGTGACGCTGCGCCCGAGCGCGGCGGCCACGGCCGGATCGTGGGTCACCACCACGACGGTGGTGCCGAAGTTCGCGGTGATCCGCGTCAGCAGCTGCCCGACCTTGTCGCGGTTGGCGGTGTCCAGCTGCGAGGTCGGCTCGTCGGCCAGCAGCAGCCCCGGCGAACCGGCCATCGCCACCGCGACCGACAGCCGCTGCTGCTCGCCGCCGGACAGGCGCGAGACCCGCTGCCCGCTGAGCTCGGACAGCCCCAGCCCGGCCAGCAACTCCGCCGGCGCCTGCAGGTCGACCCGCCGGTAACCGCGCAGGGCGCGCTGGGCGAAGGAGATGTTCTGCTCGGA
This is a stretch of genomic DNA from Jatrophihabitans sp.. It encodes these proteins:
- a CDS encoding ATP-binding cassette domain-containing protein encodes the protein MTARHAAAEPAGGQLPPTLVADRVGYRRAGRAVLSDVSVSAYPFQVLAITGPSGSGKSSLLALLAGLEPPDSGTVSRAGAQVAGTVPEGYGLVLQGYGLVSVLSAAENVEIVLQGQAGKGLDRNDILDRAEDALAVLGLDDVADHLVEQLSGGQQQRVAIARALVIEPSVLLADELTAELDHLSRERVLDRVFALAAAGSTVVICTHDPEVAARCHRQIELTNGRLTSSRP
- a CDS encoding ATP-binding cassette domain-containing protein; this encodes MSARMLQTGLAIYCEHLSHHYEMDGQQVTALDNVEFSVAAGESVALLGPSGSGKSTLLSLLAGLLRPTSGQIYLGADDITVMSEPELLRLRGQRIGVVVQNPSRNLLPYGTSEQNISFAQRALRGYRRVDLQAPAELLAGLGLSELSGQRVSRLSGGEQQRLSVAVAMAGSPGLLLADEPTSQLDTANRDKVGQLLTRITANFGTTVVVVTHDPAVAAALGRSVTITEGRADDRDQQREQFARVDAQGAVQLPPDVLAMLPPGSQLRVVRKPAGVEFTAVSPESERPGGPR
- a CDS encoding alpha/beta hydrolase, producing the protein MATFSTVTTADGATLEYLISGPAGGPVLLFQPGTPNAAVLFGCVTGPAAELGLRTVSYSRPGYGQSTPRPGRSVADAVADIETVLDALGVEQFVTLGWSGGGPHALAAGALLPERCRAVAVLAGVAPYPARGIDFFAGMGQDNVREFGATLAGAGELSPLLESFAAELATVTGEGVTEAMAGLLSPVDRAALTGEFVDEMAGALRRAVLTGIAGWRDDDLAFVKDWGFDLGRISVPVDVWQGRQDRMVPFEHGQWLAAKVPGAQAHLFATEGHLSMLNQIPDLLAELLG